A single window of Bos javanicus breed banteng chromosome 19, ARS-OSU_banteng_1.0, whole genome shotgun sequence DNA harbors:
- the CCR7 gene encoding C-C chemokine receptor type 7 yields MDLGKPMKNVLVVALLVIFQVCLCQDEVTDDYIGDNTTVDYTLYESVCFKKDVRNFKAWFLPIMYSIICFVGLLGNGLVMLTYIYFKRLKTMTDTYLLNLALADILFLLTLPFWAYSAAKSWVFGVHVCKLIFGIYKISFFSGMLLLLCISIDRYVAIVQAVSAHRHRARVLLISKLSCLGIWMLAIVLSTPEVMYSGIQKSSSEQALRCSLVTEHVEALITIQVAQMVVGFLIPLMAMSFCYLVIIRTLLQARNFERNKAIKVIIAVVVVFVAFQLPYNGVVLAQTVANFNITSGTSCELSKQLNIAYDVTYSLACVRCCVNPFLYAFIGVKFRSDLFKLFKDLGCLSQEQLRQWSSCRHTRRSSMSVEAETTTTFSP; encoded by the exons GGAAGCCAATGAAGAACGTGTTGGTGGTGGCCCTTCTCGTCATTTTCCAG GTGTGCCTCTGCCAAGATGAGGTCACGGACGATTACATCGGAGACAACACCACGGTGGACTACACGCTGTACGAGTCCGTGTGCTTCAAGAAGGACGTGCGGAACTTCAAAGCCTGGTTCCTCCCGATCATGTACTCCATCATTTGCTTCGTGGGCCTTCTGGGCAACGGGCTGGTCATGCTGACCTACATCTATTTCAAGAGGCTCAAGACCATGACTGATACGTACCTGCTCAACCTAGCCCTGGCAGACATTCTCTTCCTTCTGACCCTCCCCTTCTGGGCATACAGCGCAGCCAAGTCCTGGGTCTTTGGGGTCCACGTTTGCAAGCTCATCTTTGGCATCTACAAGATAAGCTTCTTCAGTGGCATGCTCCTGCTGCTATGCATCAGCATCGACCGCTACGTCGCCATCGTCCAGGCCGTCTCGGCCCACCGCCACCGTGCCCGTGTCCTTCTCATCAGCAAGCTCTCCTGCCTGGGCATCTGGATGCTGGCCATAGTGCTCTCCACCCCAGAGGTGATGTACAGCGGGATCCAGAAGAGCAGCAGCGAGCAGGCACTGCGGTGCTCCCTCGTCACCGAGCATGTGGAGGCCTTGATCACCATCCAGGTGGCCCAGATGGTGGTAGGCTTCCTGATCCCCTTGATGGCCATGAGCTTCTGCTACCTCGTCATCATCCGCACCCTGCTCCAGGCACGCAACTTCGAGCGCAACAAGGCCATCAAGGTGATCATTGCCGTGGTTGTGGTCTTCGTAGCCTTCCAGCTGCCCTACAACGGGGTGGTTCTGGCCCAGACGGTGGCCAACTTCAATATCACCAGCGGCACCAGCTGCGAGCTCAGCAAGCAACTCAACATCGCCTACGATGTCACCTACAGCCTGGCCTGCGTCCGCTGCTGTGTCAACCCTTTCTTGTACGCCTTCATCGGCGTCAAGTTCCGCAGCGACCTCTTCAAGCTCTTCAAGGACCTGGGCTGCCTCAGCCAGGAGCAGCTCCGGCAGTGGTCTTCCTGCCGGCACACCCGACGGTCCTCCATGAGTGTGGAGGCTGAGACCACCACCACCTTCTCCCCGTAG